Part of the Calditerricola satsumensis genome, AAACCCAGTCGGCAAGCGATGCCGCGCTCCTGCAGTGGGGACGCACGCTCCGCCACTGGCGCGAAGCGATTCTGGCCTACCACACCTGGCGTGTTTCGAACGGCTACACGGAGGGCGTGCACACCAAAATCAAGCTGCTCAAACGTATCAGCTACGGCTTCCGCAACCGTGAAATCTATGTGCGAAAGATGCTCCTCGCTTTTGTTCCCTTGGCTTGGTTGACCTCGCATCCACAATTATTGACCTAGAGCCCCGTTTCTCTTGCAATTCGCCAGCCGAACCGGTATGCTGTTTCTTGAAGATTTCGTGACAAGGTGAAGGCGATCGCCATCGTTTGTCCGCTCCTGTTCTGGGCGTTATTTGTGAAAACATTCACTTTCACAAAGAGGCCCAAGTCGCTCTCCTACGTTGCGCCGCGTGTAGGGCGTGTCATGCGGTGAAATCTTAATCTTAACGACAAAGGATGGATGTGAGGACGATGAGCACGCCCAAGATTCTCATCCTCGGTGCCGGCTATGGCGGATTGATGACCGCCCTCAAGCTGCAAAAGGAGCTTTCGTACGGCGAGGCCGACGTGACGCTGATCAACAAACACGACTACCATTACATCACAACCCAGCTGCACGAACTGGCCGCCGGAACGGGTGACCCGGAGGATGCCCGGGTGTTCCTCGACGAGTTGCTCGATGCGCGCAAGATCCGCTTCGTCAAAGCCGTCGTCACGGAAATCAAGCCGCAGGAGCGGAAAGTGGAGACGACGGGTGGGACGTTCGACTACGACTACCTCGTGATCGGCCTCGGCAGCGAGCCGGAAACGTTCGGCATCCAAGGGCTGAAGGAATACGCCCTGTGCATTCGCAGCCTGAACGCCGTGCGCATGATCCGCGAGCACATCGAGTACAATTTCGCGCGCTACAAGAACGAGCCGGAACGGGAAGAATTGTTGACCATCATCGTCGGCGGTGCCGGCTTCACCGGCATCGAATTTGTCGGCGAGCTGGCCGATCGCGTGCCGGAGCTGTGCAAGGCCTTTGACGTCGATCCGGCGAAGGTGAAGATCATCAACATCGAGGCGGCGCCGACGGCCCTCCCCGGCTTCGATCCCGAGCTGGTCGAATACGCCATGAACGTCCTGCAGAAGAAGGGGGTCACCTTCCGCATCAACACGCCGATCAAGGAGTGCACGCCGGAAGGGGTCATCCTCGCCAACGGGGAAGAGATCAAGGCCGGGACCGTCGTGTGGACGGGCGGCGTGCGCGGCAATTCGCTCGTGGAAAAGGCCGGCTTCGAGACGATGCGCGGCCGGGTGAAGGTGGACGACTACCTCCGCGCCCCGGGTTACGACAACGTCTTTGTCGTCGGCGACTGCTCCCTTGTCTTCAACGAACAGGGGCGGCCTTATCCGCCGACGGCGCAGATCGCCATTCAGGAGGGCCAGAACTGCGCACGCAACCTTGTCGCCCTCGTGCGCGGCGGGTCCCTCGAGCCGTTCAAGCCCCACATTCGCGGGACGGTGGCGTCCTTGGGGCGCGGCGAGGCGATCGGCATTGTCGGCGGGCGCAAGCTGACCGGATCGGCGGCGGCGTGGATGAAAAAGCTGATCGACTTGCGCTACCTGTACCTGATTGGCGGGCTGTCGCTCGTGCTGCGCAAGGGGCGCCACAAACTCCTGCGCGTCTGATTTCCGTTCAACCGCACCCCATCGGGGGGCGGTTTTTTCCATTTTCCATTGAGATGACGGAAGGAGGGGGGAACCATGCGTGCAAGCGGCGTCTGGCTTGCCGTGTCGGGCCTTGTGCGGCGCGGCGACGAGGTGTTGGTGGTCAAGAAGCGGTACGGGGGAATGAAGGGACTGTATTCGTTCCCGGCCGGGTTCGTCATGCCGGGCGAGACCCTCGACGAAGCCGTGGTGCGGGAAGTGAAGGAGGAGACGGCCGTCGACGCGGCCGTGCGCGGCGTCCTCGGCGTGCGCACCGGCGTGCTCCGCAACGGGGTGAGCGACAACCTCGTCCTTTTCCTCCTCGATTACGTGGGGGGTACGCCGGAGCCCCAGGAAGGCGAGATCGAGGAGGCCCGCTTCTTGCCCATGGCCGAGCTCATTGCCCATCCGTTGGCTACGGAGTTTTTGCGCACCTTCTTGCCCAACCTCGATGCGCGCCCGGTGCTCACCGGGTGCACGCTGGAGCCTCGTGCCGACTACGGCTACCATCGGTACAAAATTTTCAGGTAACGAATTCCCTCCGTCGTCCGCAGGGGATGTATCCGCTTACTTGGAGGGAGAGGCACAAATTTGCCGACAATTTTGGCTTTC contains:
- a CDS encoding transposase — protein: TQSASDAALLQWGRTLRHWREAILAYHTWRVSNGYTEGVHTKIKLLKRISYGFRNREIYVRKMLLAFVPLAWLTSHPQLLT
- a CDS encoding NAD(P)/FAD-dependent oxidoreductase, giving the protein MSTPKILILGAGYGGLMTALKLQKELSYGEADVTLINKHDYHYITTQLHELAAGTGDPEDARVFLDELLDARKIRFVKAVVTEIKPQERKVETTGGTFDYDYLVIGLGSEPETFGIQGLKEYALCIRSLNAVRMIREHIEYNFARYKNEPEREELLTIIVGGAGFTGIEFVGELADRVPELCKAFDVDPAKVKIINIEAAPTALPGFDPELVEYAMNVLQKKGVTFRINTPIKECTPEGVILANGEEIKAGTVVWTGGVRGNSLVEKAGFETMRGRVKVDDYLRAPGYDNVFVVGDCSLVFNEQGRPYPPTAQIAIQEGQNCARNLVALVRGGSLEPFKPHIRGTVASLGRGEAIGIVGGRKLTGSAAAWMKKLIDLRYLYLIGGLSLVLRKGRHKLLRV
- a CDS encoding NUDIX domain-containing protein, whose product is MRASGVWLAVSGLVRRGDEVLVVKKRYGGMKGLYSFPAGFVMPGETLDEAVVREVKEETAVDAAVRGVLGVRTGVLRNGVSDNLVLFLLDYVGGTPEPQEGEIEEARFLPMAELIAHPLATEFLRTFLPNLDARPVLTGCTLEPRADYGYHRYKIFR